A genome region from Pseudomonadota bacterium includes the following:
- a CDS encoding PP2C family protein-serine/threonine phosphatase, producing the protein MINIPYGFIEDIGWRGSMEDAHAIYQIPEKMFFSAEIYDGHGGKKAARIAAGMLTPCFLDLWAIEAEKPLKERRGESEILRQAYIEVDDHIVDIDVESGTTAATFYIIDKKYIVSNVGDTRIIAGSKAGVDLLTIDHKPSLPEERLRIEELGGFIFGYGTPRVQGILAVSRALGDARLKPFVSTEPRIVEGYLGRENDFVILACDGVWDVLTPKDVIEIARSSKNTQEGAILIKEKALDLGSTDNISVIVLDLRAYLKTCIK; encoded by the coding sequence GACGCACATGCAATCTACCAGATACCGGAAAAAATGTTTTTCAGCGCAGAAATTTACGATGGCCACGGCGGAAAAAAGGCGGCTCGCATTGCTGCCGGAATGCTTACTCCCTGTTTTTTAGATTTATGGGCAATTGAAGCTGAGAAACCCTTAAAAGAACGCAGGGGAGAATCTGAAATTTTGAGGCAGGCATATATTGAGGTTGATGATCATATTGTTGATATTGACGTTGAAAGTGGAACAACAGCAGCAACATTTTATATTATAGACAAGAAGTATATTGTATCAAATGTCGGCGATACGCGGATAATTGCCGGGAGTAAGGCGGGTGTTGATTTATTGACAATAGATCATAAACCTTCTCTTCCCGAAGAAAGGTTAAGAATTGAAGAATTGGGCGGATTTATCTTTGGTTACGGTACGCCGAGGGTACAGGGCATCCTTGCGGTAAGCCGTGCATTGGGTGATGCGAGGCTGAAGCCTTTTGTAAGCACTGAGCCGAGGATTGTTGAGGGCTATCTGGGAAGAGAAAACGATTTTGTAATACTCGCATGTGATGGTGTCTGGGATGTACTTACCCCGAAGGATGTGATTGAAATAGCAAGGTCTTCTAAAAATACGCAGGAAGGAGCCATTCTGATAAAAGAAAAGGCGTTGGACCTTGGAAGCACAGATAACATTTCTGTGATCGTTCTTGACTTAAGGGCTTATCTGAAGACTTGCATTAAATAA